The following nucleotide sequence is from Desulfovibrio sp. ZJ209.
GCGCGCTATGCGGAGCGCAAGGCGGCGTACGGGCAGTGGGAGGCCCATGCCCGGCAGGCGGCGCAGCGCCCCGCCGAAAGCAGGGACGGCGTGGCCCTCTCCGTGCGCGCCAACCTTGAAAACGCCGCCGAGCTCGGCGACATCGACGAGTGCGGGGCCGACGGGGTGGGCCTTTACCGCACGGAATTTTCCTATCTCGGGCGCGAGCTCCCCGGCGAAGACGAACTCTTTGGAGAATACGCCGCCGTCGCCGCCCGGCTTGCGCCGCGGCCGGTCATCTTTCGCACGCTGGACGTGGGCGCGGACAAGGCCCTCGCCGCGCATGCCGCCCTGCGCGAGCCCAACCCGGCGCTGGGCCTGCGCGGCATCCGTTTCTGCCTTGCCCATGAGGACATGTTCCGCACCCAGTTGCGCGCCCTCTTGCGCGCGGGCGTGGCCGGCAACGTGGCCCTCATGCTGCCCATGATCACCGATGCCCGCGAGGTGAGGAGCGTGCGCCGCATCCTTCACGAGCTCAGGCAGGAGCTGGCGGCCGGGGGCGTGGCCCATGCCGCGCACCTGCCGCTGGGGGTCATGATCGAGACGCCCGCCGCCATCCTCACCGCCGACACCCTGGCGCGGGAATGCGATTTTTTCAGCATCGGCACCAATGACCTCATCCACTACCTCATGGCCATCGACCGCAACAACCGCCATGTGGCCTACCTGCACGAGCCCCTGCACCCCGCGGTGGTGCGCTCGCTCAAGCGGGTGGTGGACGCGGCCCACCGCGAGGGCATCCCGGTGTCGGTCTGCGGCGAATTCGCCGCCGACCCCTATGGCGTGGCCCTGCTGCTCGGCATGGGCGTGGACGCGCTCTCGGCGGCGCCGCGCTTCGTGCCCGGCATCAAGCACATGTTGCGCAAGCTCTCGGCGGACGGCTGCGCCGAGCTCGTCCATACCGTCCTCAACCTGCCCGACGCGGCCGCCGGCCGCCAGCTCATCCACGAGCGGCTGCACCGCGTGCTCGGGCAGGAGCTCGCCTTCCTCTCCACCAACCACGCAAAACCCGGCCTGCCATGAGCAAGAAGACCCCCGCACACGCCATCGCCGTCAACAAGAAGGCGCGCCACCTCTATGAGCTCTCGGAGTTCACCGAGGCCGGCATTTCCCTCACCGGTCCCGAAGTCAAGAGCATCCGCGCCGGCAAGGTGAACTTCATCGACAGCTACGTGGAATTTCGCCAGGGGAGCGCGTGGCTCCTCTCGCTGCATGTGGCGCCCTACGCCAATGCGGGCTATGCGCCGCAGGAGCCCGACCGGCCCCGCCGCCTGCTGCTCCATGCCCGCGAGATCGGGCGCCTCGCCGGCATGGTGGCCCAGAAAGGCCTCACCGTGGTGCCCGTGCGCCTCTATTTCAGCCGCGGCAAGATCAAGGTTGAGATCGCCGTCGGCCGCGGCAAGAAGCTCCATGACCACCGGGAGACCCTCAAGCGCCGGGCCGAGGAACGCGACATGGCGCGCGAGCTCGCCTGAGCCCAAGGCGCCATGCGCCACCCGCCGCTCCAGCCGCCCCTCTTCTGGCAGGTCTGCCTGCTCTTCTGGTGCGCGGGCATCCTCGCCGCGCTCTGGCCGGCGGAAGGCCTCACCGGCGCCTTGCTGCTCCTGCTGGCCGACCCGCGCCTCAGGGCGCCCCGGCGCGCCCTGCTGGCTCTTGCGGTGTGCGCGGCCGGCCTCGCTGTCGGGCTCTGGCAGCTTGCGCCCCTGCGCTCCCCGCCTGCCGAACCGGCATGGCTTGCGGGAGCGCCCGGCGAAGCCGCGAAAACTCCCCCTGTGCGCCTCTGCGGCACAGTGCGCCGCGTTGCCGGCCTCCCCGACGGCCGCCTGCGCGTCATCCTCGAAAACGTACGCCCGGAAGCGGGTGGGGAAGCTCTTGCCGGGCGTGTTGCCTGGACATGGGACGAAGCCGCCTTCCGGCCGCTCGCCGGGCAGTCCGTCTGCCTGGAGCGGCGCCCCGTGCCCGTGCGCGGTTTCGCCAACAGCGCGGAGCCCGTGCAGGAAGCCCGCTGGGCCGCGCAGGACGTGTTCTGGCGCCTCTGGAGCAGGGGCTGGAGCGGCAGCCCCACCGTCACAGGGGCTGGCACGGCGTCCGCCCGGCTGCGCGAGGATCTCAGGCGCGATCTGGTTCGCGCGCTCCTGCCCACGGCCGGAGCAGGCCCCTCCATGGACATGCCGCAGGCCAAGGCCATGCTGCCGGCCCTGCTCTTCGGCGACCGCTCCTTTCTCAGCCGCGCCACGGTGGACGAATTCGCCGCCGCGAGCCTCGCGCACAGCCTCGCCCTTTCCGGGCAGCATCTCGCGCTCGCCGGGCTCGTCGGCTTGTTCAGCGTGCTCCTGCTGGCGCGCGTGCGTCCCGGCATCTATCTCTTCCGGGCGCGCGCCGTGTGGGTGGCCGTGGCGAGCCTGCCTCCGGCTCTGGCCTATCTCTGGCTCGGCAACGCGCCCGCGTCCCTTCTGCGCGCCGCCTGCATGCTGGGCCTCATGACCCTGTGGCTTTTGCGCGGCCGCACGGCGACCCCGCTTGACGCGCTGCTGGGGGCGCTGGCCTGCATCGTGCTCGCCGACCCGCTGAGCCTCTTCGACCTGAGCCTCCAGCTCTCCGTGCTCTGCGTGGCGGTCATCTGCCTTACCGTGCCGGGCATCCGGCGCCTGTGGCCCGCGCCCGGCAGCGGAAGGCCGCCGGCGCCCGGGGCGCCCCTCAAAGCACGCCTCGCGCGGCGGAGCCGCGCCGTCCTGCACGGGCTCGGGGCCGTCTTCCTTGTTTCCTTCTGCATCCAGCTCGCCTTGCTGCCCTTCATGCTGGCCCGCTTCGGCACTCTCGGGCTCTGGTTTCCGCTCAATGTGCC
It contains:
- the ptsP gene encoding phosphoenolpyruvate--protein phosphotransferase codes for the protein MARAVIYGIPVSPGLALGAIRRLHGAPRGEHRRIADEAVPAEEEALRAAAARVRAELEATLADMPPSLADYAEIVGAQMELASDPRLVGTALARIRHRKICAAWALEETVEELCELFRGMDDPYLRDRAQDVRAMGLRLGEALQGEASGAGGFREDAGILVAEDLAPADVMELEGGTVLAILTAEGGPTSHTAILARSLRVPALVGVTGLPEAARDGETAIVDGLSGRVLLTPDEADLARYAERKAAYGQWEAHARQAAQRPAESRDGVALSVRANLENAAELGDIDECGADGVGLYRTEFSYLGRELPGEDELFGEYAAVAARLAPRPVIFRTLDVGADKALAAHAALREPNPALGLRGIRFCLAHEDMFRTQLRALLRAGVAGNVALMLPMITDAREVRSVRRILHELRQELAAGGVAHAAHLPLGVMIETPAAILTADTLARECDFFSIGTNDLIHYLMAIDRNNRHVAYLHEPLHPAVVRSLKRVVDAAHREGIPVSVCGEFAADPYGVALLLGMGVDALSAAPRFVPGIKHMLRKLSADGCAELVHTVLNLPDAAAGRQLIHERLHRVLGQELAFLSTNHAKPGLP
- the smpB gene encoding SsrA-binding protein SmpB, whose protein sequence is MSKKTPAHAIAVNKKARHLYELSEFTEAGISLTGPEVKSIRAGKVNFIDSYVEFRQGSAWLLSLHVAPYANAGYAPQEPDRPRRLLLHAREIGRLAGMVAQKGLTVVPVRLYFSRGKIKVEIAVGRGKKLHDHRETLKRRAEERDMARELA
- a CDS encoding ComEC/Rec2 family competence protein — its product is MRHPPLQPPLFWQVCLLFWCAGILAALWPAEGLTGALLLLLADPRLRAPRRALLALAVCAAGLAVGLWQLAPLRSPPAEPAWLAGAPGEAAKTPPVRLCGTVRRVAGLPDGRLRVILENVRPEAGGEALAGRVAWTWDEAAFRPLAGQSVCLERRPVPVRGFANSAEPVQEARWAAQDVFWRLWSRGWSGSPTVTGAGTASARLREDLRRDLVRALLPTAGAGPSMDMPQAKAMLPALLFGDRSFLSRATVDEFAAASLAHSLALSGQHLALAGLVGLFSVLLLARVRPGIYLFRARAVWVAVASLPPALAYLWLGNAPASLLRAACMLGLMTLWLLRGRTATPLDALLGALACIVLADPLSLFDLSLQLSVLCVAVICLTVPGIRRLWPAPGSGRPPAPGAPLKARLARRSRAVLHGLGAVFLVSFCIQLALLPFMLARFGTLGLWFPLNVPWLPAVDLVVLPGAALGLGCAVAGLEACARVILDMAALPCQAMLACLDMLQRHGLLEGPGSLRPHWAALAAFAALGVALAVMAGDGRPTARLKARRWLVAGLLLLCVGPALRLASRLDPTPRLEVLDVGQGLATYLRLPGHVRILVDGGGALSPGFDTGKALLDPLLTANDAPRLDAVINTHPDLDHVGGLFHLLRSFGVQRLFHNGRDAAGELRQPWREARQRTPGAPLAAGDKLVLGDSGGYALEVLHPPRMAPESGDGGGDAPEPWAGNKASLVLRLTRNGEGLALFTGDVEPAVLRRLLAEGADISARILVAPHHGSDRSFLPAFHEAVRPELVLAGCGFRNRWGYPGRRLGAWLAARHIPLLDTGTRGRISVELPETGPLRVSTARQAP